A portion of the Francisella uliginis genome contains these proteins:
- a CDS encoding acyltransferase codes for MIKILKYTYYALFSTTCFLSSAVVTVIPVFFFSLIKLLVPVKGIRYFCTSAVEYCVSVWVSYAILITKLFSPTEIEFEQNANLDRNSSYLIICNHKSWLDTFILMLAFHKKIAFPKFFMKVQVFFIPVLGLIAWALEFPAMKRYSKEYLAANPEKKGEDLNKTFKYCKGLSLRPTTIVNFVEGTRFSLEKVKNSNYKNLLNPKAGGIAVILKSLSDRMVGILNTTIVYDDPEQTLWDFMVRKTKRIKVKVDFIPISEVPLGDYFNNEKDKKSFQNWLNDIWQKNDEYISQQQLEIQASS; via the coding sequence ATGATTAAAATTCTAAAGTATACATATTATGCTTTGTTCTCGACGACTTGTTTTTTATCAAGTGCAGTAGTTACTGTTATTCCTGTATTTTTCTTTTCACTGATTAAATTACTTGTGCCTGTAAAAGGTATACGATACTTTTGTACCTCAGCAGTTGAGTATTGTGTAAGTGTCTGGGTTAGTTATGCTATTTTGATCACAAAGTTATTTTCTCCAACAGAAATTGAGTTTGAACAAAATGCTAATTTAGATAGAAATAGCTCTTATTTAATTATATGTAATCACAAAAGCTGGCTTGATACTTTTATATTGATGTTAGCTTTTCATAAAAAGATAGCTTTTCCTAAGTTTTTTATGAAAGTTCAGGTATTTTTTATTCCTGTTCTAGGTTTAATTGCTTGGGCTCTTGAATTTCCGGCAATGAAAAGATATTCAAAAGAGTATTTGGCCGCAAATCCGGAGAAGAAAGGAGAAGACCTTAATAAAACCTTTAAATATTGTAAAGGATTATCTTTAAGACCTACTACAATTGTTAACTTCGTTGAAGGAACTAGATTTTCACTTGAGAAGGTAAAGAATAGTAATTATAAAAATTTACTCAATCCTAAGGCTGGAGGTATAGCTGTAATACTAAAAAGCTTATCAGATAGAATGGTTGGAATATTAAATACGACTATTGTCTATGATGATCCTGAGCAAACTTTATGGGATTTTATGGTTAGAAAGACAAAGAGAATAAAGGTGAAAGTAGATTTTATACCAATTTCAGAAGTTCCATTAGGAGACTATTTTAATAATGAAAAGGATAAAAAAAGTTTCCAAAATTGGTTAAATGATATCTGGCAGAAGAATGATGAATATATTTCTCAACAACAGCTAGAGATTCAAGCTAGCTCTTAA
- a CDS encoding L-threonylcarbamoyladenylate synthase — MLTDNIQVINTELRNNKVVSIPTDTVYGLSCKLSKDAVKKVINLKKRDSSKGFIIISHNYKHLLRYVDIAQLTTNQIEKISTKQNTPTTWIVPGKDSIQWLTGGKPTIAIRLVNTVIISQICSNINDAIISTSANISGHNFINNAENITKTFPDIYVLKTQAKASQPSRIIDIITNQRLR, encoded by the coding sequence ATGCTTACTGATAATATACAAGTTATTAATACTGAACTTAGAAATAACAAAGTTGTTAGTATACCAACTGATACCGTATATGGTCTTAGCTGCAAGTTATCTAAAGATGCTGTTAAGAAAGTTATAAATCTTAAAAAAAGAGACTCTAGTAAAGGCTTTATTATAATATCTCATAATTATAAACATCTACTAAGATATGTTGATATAGCACAACTAACTACAAATCAGATTGAAAAAATATCTACAAAACAAAATACTCCCACGACATGGATTGTCCCCGGTAAAGATAGTATTCAATGGTTAACAGGTGGCAAGCCAACTATTGCCATACGCCTAGTAAACACAGTTATAATTAGCCAGATATGTTCAAATATTAATGATGCTATCATATCGACAAGTGCAAATATTTCTGGTCATAACTTTATTAACAATGCTGAAAATATAACCAAGACATTTCCAGATATTTATGTCTTAAAAACTCAAGCAAAAGCATCGCAACCATCTAGAATTATTGATATAATTACAAACCAAAGATTAAGATAG
- the ispE gene encoding 4-(cytidine 5'-diphospho)-2-C-methyl-D-erythritol kinase gives MADLNYKEYKSFAKINLFLHILNKRDDGYHNLQTWFTFLDLKDSLKFRFNDSSEINISSNVDISSKTDNLVYKAIKEFQKAFKVPNVGVDVELSKQIPMGAGLGGGSSNAATTLIAMRDFYMPELSNQDMMELATKLGADVPIFLYGKSAWAEGIGDKLYYKKFKQQYVLLVKPDIHISTKEFFESEKLIKTTNYLSKDLGFDKKVMHNDFERVFFAKYPEFNHYLKGLDPEFRMTGTGSCFYLLSQNKDKLQQLARKVDKCLDKWVVKTLNYGY, from the coding sequence ATGGCAGATCTAAACTATAAAGAATACAAAAGTTTTGCAAAGATTAATCTTTTCTTACACATACTAAATAAGAGAGATGACGGTTATCATAATCTACAAACATGGTTTACATTTTTAGACCTAAAAGATAGTTTGAAATTTAGATTTAATGATTCATCTGAAATTAATATTTCAAGTAATGTAGATATTTCATCAAAAACTGATAATTTAGTCTATAAAGCTATAAAAGAGTTTCAAAAAGCTTTCAAAGTTCCCAATGTAGGTGTTGATGTTGAGTTATCAAAGCAAATACCTATGGGAGCGGGGCTTGGTGGTGGAAGCTCTAATGCCGCTACAACTCTTATAGCTATGAGAGATTTTTATATGCCTGAGCTGTCTAATCAAGATATGATGGAATTAGCTACCAAACTTGGTGCTGATGTGCCAATATTTTTATATGGTAAATCAGCATGGGCCGAAGGAATAGGGGATAAACTATATTATAAGAAATTCAAACAGCAATACGTATTGCTAGTTAAGCCAGATATCCATATAAGTACAAAAGAGTTTTTTGAAAGCGAAAAGCTTATTAAAACGACTAATTATTTATCTAAAGATTTAGGTTTTGATAAAAAGGTTATGCATAATGACTTTGAGAGAGTTTTTTTTGCAAAATATCCTGAATTCAATCATTATCTTAAAGGGTTAGATCCTGAATTTAGAATGACTGGAACAGGGTCATGTTTTTATTTACTTTCTCAAAATAAGGACAAACTACAACAACTTGCAAGAAAAGTTGATAAATGTCTTGACAAATGGGTAGTTAAAACATTAAACTATGGCTACTAA
- the lolB gene encoding lipoprotein insertase outer membrane protein LolB, which yields MLIIMSKLKIGIKQIYKLLLVSLFATTVVSCTTVQTKMTPISPKNTFEQDKIKPQLLKLDSWKIKGVLGIIYNNKAESANYIYTQDDDKFSIKLYGPLGIGSVQIKGDSNQVTLENSKGQKIQAKDAKSLMIEQLGWYVPVDGLKYWIKGVAIPSIKYKSKLNHNNLVEMLEQNGWNISYKSYKFVDSKYPLPSRIRMSRDNLIIKIVIKSWQI from the coding sequence ATGCTAATCATTATGTCAAAGTTAAAAATAGGTATAAAGCAGATATATAAGCTTTTATTAGTTTCTTTATTTGCAACTACAGTAGTATCTTGTACTACTGTACAAACAAAAATGACTCCAATATCTCCAAAAAATACTTTTGAGCAAGATAAGATAAAGCCTCAGCTTCTTAAGCTTGATAGTTGGAAAATAAAAGGTGTTTTAGGAATCATTTATAATAATAAAGCTGAATCAGCAAATTACATATATACTCAGGATGATGATAAATTTAGTATTAAACTATACGGACCTTTAGGTATAGGTAGTGTTCAAATTAAGGGTGACTCTAATCAAGTAACATTAGAAAATAGCAAAGGACAAAAAATACAGGCAAAAGATGCTAAATCATTGATGATAGAGCAGTTGGGCTGGTATGTACCTGTAGATGGCTTAAAGTACTGGATAAAAGGCGTAGCTATTCCTAGTATCAAATATAAGTCTAAGCTAAATCATAACAACCTTGTAGAAATGTTGGAACAAAATGGTTGGAATATCTCATATAAGAGTTATAAGTTTGTTGATTCTAAATATCCTCTACCATCAAGAATAAGAATGTCTAGGGATAATTTAATAATAAAAATAGTCATAAAATCATGGCAGATCTAA
- a CDS encoding YggT family protein: protein MLNGLINVADFLVSIVFGLYAFILLFRFFLQWVKADFYNLVCQMIMRVTNAIILPIRKLVPGFLNLDWSCIVAVYLVFVIQDLLLGLLNGIGFDLTFIFIKPFVDIIFAIINMYVYLIVIRAIASWFIQGGLNPIFIVIFQITEPLLARARGVIKPKSGFDFSPIIVLIALFCIQIFLQSVLAQLFHY, encoded by the coding sequence ATGTTAAACGGTTTAATTAATGTTGCTGATTTTTTAGTTAGTATAGTCTTTGGTTTATATGCCTTTATATTGTTATTTAGGTTTTTCTTGCAGTGGGTAAAAGCAGATTTTTATAATCTAGTTTGTCAGATGATTATGCGTGTTACGAATGCTATTATCCTACCAATTAGAAAGCTTGTGCCGGGCTTCTTAAATTTAGACTGGTCATGTATTGTTGCAGTGTATCTAGTTTTTGTTATTCAAGACTTACTTTTAGGCTTACTCAATGGTATAGGGTTTGATTTGACCTTTATATTTATAAAGCCTTTTGTGGATATAATCTTTGCTATCATAAATATGTATGTTTATTTGATTGTTATAAGAGCTATAGCTAGTTGGTTTATTCAAGGTGGTTTAAATCCTATATTTATAGTAATATTTCAAATTACAGAGCCGCTTCTAGCAAGAGCTAGGGGTGTTATAAAACCAAAATCTGGATTTGATTTTTCACCTATTATCGTTTTGATAGCTTTATTCTGTATTCAGATATTTTTACAAAGTGTATTAGCTCAACTTTTTCATTATTAA
- a CDS encoding transposase family protein: MQISYAILSKKARIFRKLTGLKLKHFNKILTDASKSLDEGFPRIGRKPKVDNHADRLLLVLIYYRCYMTQEFLGYLIGLDESNVNRLIRRVELLLVKEIHIKKDRSMTNQKVERLLIDATEQPIQRPKKLKRRKANYSGKKKSHTQKVEIAISEAGQIVNVSKVYPGSVHDITVRRKSDKLARDVDKYCDNGYQGIQNESTKVKLPYKKPKGGSLSIEQKNYNKWLSKIRIYVEHKIAEIKKFRILGETYRSFGKKANLRFNLVAGIVNLQNGF, from the coding sequence ATGCAAATAAGCTACGCAATATTGTCAAAGAAAGCCAGAATATTTAGAAAACTAACAGGTTTAAAACTAAAACATTTCAATAAAATCTTAACCGATGCCTCAAAATCCTTAGATGAAGGATTTCCAAGGATTGGCAGAAAGCCAAAAGTTGATAATCATGCAGATAGATTATTGTTAGTTTTAATATATTATCGTTGCTATATGACACAAGAATTTTTAGGCTACTTGATAGGATTAGATGAATCAAATGTAAATCGCCTAATTAGACGAGTAGAGTTACTACTAGTTAAAGAAATACATATAAAAAAAGATAGAAGCATGACTAATCAAAAAGTAGAAAGACTTTTAATAGATGCAACAGAACAGCCAATCCAGAGACCTAAGAAATTAAAACGAAGAAAGGCTAACTATTCAGGGAAGAAAAAAAGCCATACACAGAAAGTAGAAATAGCTATCAGTGAAGCAGGTCAAATAGTTAATGTTTCGAAGGTTTATCCAGGCAGTGTTCATGATATAACTGTTCGCAGAAAATCAGATAAATTAGCTCGTGATGTTGATAAATATTGTGACAATGGCTACCAAGGTATTCAAAATGAATCTACTAAAGTAAAACTCCCCTATAAAAAGCCCAAAGGAGGTTCTTTAAGTATAGAGCAGAAGAATTATAATAAATGGCTTAGTAAGATTAGGATTTATGTTGAGCATAAAATTGCAGAAATTAAAAAGTTTCGTATACTGGGTGAAACCTATAGAAGTTTTGGTAAAAAAGCTAATCTTAGGTTTAATTTAGTGGCTGGAATAGTTAATTTACAAAACGGATTCTAA
- a CDS encoding methyltransferase domain-containing protein — translation MSSFNAKKFENIDASKQSQTFINALEKFNSTKQIQELKQIARDKIKTFDKTTILDAGCGPGFESIKIALEFPNSTCRAVDLSSDFLENANLKAMNENLINLDFQQMDIHDLDFDDNSFDYSRAERVLLYLEDPMQALKELKRVTKNNGYICLIEPDWETNTINIANKQLVRRIINYDCDKNIRNGWIGRQLPQYIKNLGLNFEIDTRVVILPQDLAYTFYTGVICANYENNNINSEEYDFLNKEINKLYEDSDLFCTISYFLYICKVIKS, via the coding sequence ATGTCATCTTTTAATGCTAAAAAATTTGAAAATATTGATGCATCTAAACAATCTCAAACATTTATTAATGCTTTAGAGAAATTTAACTCTACTAAACAAATTCAAGAACTTAAACAAATAGCACGAGATAAAATTAAAACTTTTGATAAAACTACTATTCTAGATGCTGGATGTGGTCCTGGATTTGAGTCAATTAAAATAGCTCTTGAATTTCCTAACAGCACTTGTAGAGCTGTTGACTTAAGTAGCGACTTTTTAGAAAATGCCAATCTCAAAGCCATGAATGAAAATCTTATAAACTTAGATTTTCAGCAAATGGATATACATGACTTAGACTTTGATGATAACTCTTTTGATTACTCACGTGCAGAAAGAGTACTTTTATATTTAGAAGACCCTATGCAGGCTTTAAAAGAGCTTAAAAGAGTTACCAAAAACAATGGTTATATATGCTTAATTGAGCCTGATTGGGAAACAAACACAATTAATATTGCTAATAAGCAACTAGTAAGAAGAATCATTAATTACGACTGTGATAAAAATATTCGTAATGGCTGGATAGGAAGACAACTCCCCCAATACATCAAAAACTTAGGGCTTAATTTTGAAATAGATACTAGAGTGGTTATCTTGCCTCAAGATTTAGCATATACGTTCTATACTGGAGTTATATGCGCAAATTATGAAAACAACAATATTAATAGCGAAGAGTATGATTTTCTTAACAAGGAAATTAATAAGCTATATGAAGATAGCGATTTATTTTGTACAATATCGTACTTTTTATATATCTGTAAAGTTATTAAGAGCTAG
- a CDS encoding M14 family metallopeptidase, which translates to MSENYHIGTPGEKWGSQEKQQWLNEQGKKRSYNEEAEQKILALTSNFDVDVYHKLEYSVGSYKLYALKTKNWDASKPSILVTGGVHGYETSGVQGAISFAQTRALEFAKDFNIVILPCLSPWGYETINRWNPNAVDPNRSFYLDSGCQESVAAMKYVYSLNQDFIMHIDLHETTDTDDSEFRPALAAREGIFIDKWGIPDGFYLVANSNRPHHEFQNYIIDAVAKVTHIAPTDPDISILGDDTIKNGVMVCDSDKEKLCMSLSNAEYTTTTEVYPDSPKTNPQECILAQVEAIAAGIEYIKKNK; encoded by the coding sequence ATGTCTGAGAATTATCATATTGGAACACCTGGTGAAAAATGGGGTTCGCAAGAGAAACAGCAATGGCTTAATGAGCAAGGTAAGAAAAGATCTTATAATGAAGAAGCAGAGCAAAAAATATTAGCTTTAACTTCAAACTTTGATGTCGATGTATATCATAAGCTGGAATATTCAGTTGGTAGTTATAAACTATATGCTCTTAAAACTAAAAACTGGGATGCTTCTAAACCATCTATATTAGTTACTGGTGGTGTCCATGGGTATGAGACAAGTGGTGTTCAAGGAGCAATTAGTTTTGCCCAAACAAGAGCTTTAGAATTTGCTAAAGATTTTAATATAGTTATCTTACCATGTTTAAGTCCTTGGGGTTATGAAACAATTAACCGTTGGAATCCTAATGCTGTAGATCCAAATAGATCTTTTTATCTAGATAGTGGCTGTCAAGAGTCAGTTGCTGCAATGAAATATGTGTATTCTTTAAATCAAGATTTTATAATGCATATAGATTTACATGAGACTACAGATACTGATGATAGTGAATTTAGACCAGCATTAGCAGCACGAGAAGGTATATTTATAGATAAATGGGGAATACCAGATGGTTTTTATCTAGTTGCTAATAGCAATAGACCTCATCATGAGTTTCAAAATTATATAATCGACGCTGTAGCTAAAGTTACGCATATAGCACCGACAGACCCTGATATAAGTATTCTTGGCGATGATACTATAAAAAATGGTGTTATGGTTTGTGATTCAGACAAAGAAAAGCTTTGTATGTCTTTATCTAATGCTGAATATACAACTACTACAGAAGTATATCCAGATAGCCCAAAAACAAATCCTCAAGAATGTATTTTAGCCCAAGTTGAAGCAATAGCTGCTGGTATCGAATATATTAAAAAGAATAAATAG
- a CDS encoding intracellular proliferation membrane protein RipA, translating into MEKISRKEVQDKLWSNEDENNLSNEQYNALLIEQYRIYVELTDRTGYRRIVINLFFLVFNLILVGIVALAISNNINVENPPSAILISIPYFAGLVFCYAWWKIIRFFRHHIQIKNSIVPSLERRLPSRVWLTEEHIAEEKGSFKPIRILEIYMPFIFMGIYSALFLFIQLAWLNH; encoded by the coding sequence ATGGAAAAGATAAGTCGCAAAGAAGTTCAAGATAAGTTGTGGAGCAATGAAGATGAAAACAATTTATCTAATGAGCAGTATAATGCTCTTTTAATCGAGCAGTATAGAATTTATGTTGAGTTAACAGATAGAACTGGTTATAGAAGAATCGTTATTAATCTTTTCTTCTTGGTTTTCAACCTAATATTAGTTGGTATTGTTGCTCTAGCTATTAGTAATAATATAAACGTTGAGAATCCTCCTTCCGCCATATTAATCTCTATCCCATACTTTGCTGGATTAGTATTTTGTTATGCTTGGTGGAAAATTATTAGATTCTTTAGACATCATATACAAATCAAAAATAGTATCGTTCCTTCTCTAGAGAGACGCCTACCTTCAAGAGTATGGCTAACAGAAGAACATATTGCTGAAGAGAAAGGATCATTTAAACCTATCAGAATATTAGAAATATATATGCCATTTATTTTCATGGGTATATATTCAGCTTTATTCTTATTTATTCAATTAGCTTGGCTAAATCACTAA
- a CDS encoding gamma carbonic anhydrase family protein has protein sequence MSRCIRSFNGKNPNVANSAYVDESAAVIGDVILKDDASVWPQVSVRGDLLTITIGKGTNIQDCSTLHTTEYPKDSGEGFALTIGDDVTVGHGVILHGCEIKNNCLIGMGAIILDGAVVEPWVFLGAGSLVPPGKILESGYMYLGSPVKKIRPISDQERKIIQENANHYVKVKNRYKADI, from the coding sequence GTGTCTAGATGTATAAGAAGCTTTAATGGTAAAAATCCAAATGTTGCCAACTCTGCATACGTTGATGAATCCGCTGCTGTAATAGGTGATGTCATTCTTAAAGATGACGCTTCTGTTTGGCCTCAAGTCAGTGTTAGAGGTGATTTATTAACAATTACTATCGGTAAAGGTACTAATATTCAAGATTGTAGTACTTTGCATACAACAGAATATCCAAAAGATTCTGGAGAAGGATTTGCTCTAACTATTGGAGATGATGTTACAGTAGGTCACGGTGTTATATTGCATGGTTGTGAAATTAAGAATAATTGCCTAATAGGTATGGGGGCTATAATTTTAGATGGAGCAGTTGTTGAACCTTGGGTTTTTCTAGGTGCAGGTAGCTTAGTCCCTCCAGGGAAGATTCTTGAATCTGGCTATATGTATTTAGGGTCTCCAGTAAAGAAAATCAGACCAATAAGTGATCAAGAAAGAAAAATTATACAAGAAAATGCTAATCATTATGTCAAAGTTAAAAATAGGTATAAAGCAGATATATAA
- a CDS encoding GNAT family N-acetyltransferase, translating into MQITKAKLSHLKELIDLEDSTFLSDKISRRQFIYNIKKQKNFFVSKKASSLTGYILCFEYKKTIRIYSLAVCQNSQGQGVGKRLLEYILNNSTKDITLEVNTNNFRAINLYRNIGFKIHKKINSFYENGDSAYKMLLTKKNNLKN; encoded by the coding sequence ATGCAAATAACTAAAGCTAAGTTATCACACCTTAAAGAGCTTATTGATTTAGAAGACTCTACTTTTCTATCCGATAAGATATCCAGAAGACAGTTTATTTATAACATAAAAAAGCAGAAAAACTTTTTTGTTTCTAAGAAGGCAAGCTCTCTAACAGGATACATACTATGCTTTGAATATAAGAAAACAATTAGGATATATTCTCTCGCTGTTTGCCAAAACTCTCAAGGTCAAGGAGTAGGCAAGAGACTTCTAGAGTATATTCTAAATAACTCAACAAAAGATATCACTCTAGAAGTAAACACTAATAACTTTCGAGCTATAAACTTATATAGAAATATAGGATTCAAAATTCATAAGAAAATAAATAGCTTTTATGAGAATGGTGATTCAGCATATAAAATGTTGTTAACAAAAAAGAATAATTTAAAAAATTAA
- a CDS encoding ComEC/Rec2 family competence protein produces the protein MLIRKNCLLIILLFISISSCDSYQNIEKFKYNQEVSLSGVVSTIPKQKDDKLEFVFHTFKYGDVLLKADKSYRHYLIPANELTLLAKIYKPHEYDNTNAFNYSQYLEHNYIVALGNIKNGSRIKYSGTSILSLPERFRYYIYNHLQSQLNENKLKPFVLALLIGDKDFTESEQNLLVRSGTSHLMVISGLHIGLLAFIAFLVFRGIWSLSPKLCRKLPAQYIGVTSSVIVAFSYSLLAGFSLPTQRAVIMLLVVVVLWLVKKRISIVRSLFIAFIVILLLDFKSIYSISLWLSFSAVTILVIISVLLQQYKSKLALFLLPQVYLTIFLIPISVYYFDSFSVVSILANIVAIPLVSFVILPLLLFCLVISFIGLKLWFIPMAFLKLLYIYLEFLTKHIPLVEYWSYFSLTSLIIVLVGIILLIFPFSKSVRLLGLVMCLVFFQSSTDLSKKYEYFKLHVFDTKDEMVLAQNNGQNILYTSVKNLGNEYILSNILASYLKLEGIDKVDYLIVVGSQKSFNLKNINQIIPIEKTISNNENNNLGLIKCSYKNNLLLNNLEIKFLSNQNTCLVDIKYLNREFLLFDNTSLNSQEKIFNLYNRIVSPDIIITPTRLYSKFTNNRLDYIIYISNRVGELYRFNDLKHKIFDTYTNGAITIKVDHNDKLSVTSQLKKY, from the coding sequence ATGCTAATTAGAAAAAATTGTTTACTTATTATACTTTTGTTTATAAGTATTTCTTCTTGCGATTCGTATCAAAATATTGAAAAATTTAAATATAATCAAGAGGTATCATTATCAGGTGTAGTTAGTACTATTCCAAAGCAAAAAGATGATAAGTTAGAATTTGTTTTTCATACGTTTAAATATGGAGATGTTTTACTCAAAGCAGATAAGAGTTATCGGCATTATCTAATACCTGCTAATGAACTTACCTTATTGGCGAAAATCTATAAACCACATGAATATGATAATACAAATGCTTTTAATTATTCACAATATTTAGAGCATAATTATATTGTTGCACTAGGAAATATTAAGAATGGCTCTAGGATAAAATATAGTGGTACATCAATATTATCTCTGCCAGAAAGATTTAGATACTATATCTATAATCATCTACAGAGTCAGCTGAATGAAAATAAACTAAAGCCTTTTGTATTAGCATTACTTATTGGTGATAAGGATTTCACAGAATCAGAACAAAATCTATTAGTTCGCTCAGGAACCTCTCATTTGATGGTAATTTCGGGCTTACATATAGGTTTATTAGCATTTATAGCATTTTTGGTTTTTAGAGGTATATGGTCTCTTTCGCCAAAATTGTGTCGTAAGTTACCAGCACAATATATAGGTGTTACATCTTCTGTGATAGTAGCTTTTAGCTATAGTCTGCTTGCTGGGTTTAGCTTACCTACTCAACGAGCTGTTATTATGCTATTAGTAGTAGTTGTTTTATGGCTTGTTAAAAAAAGAATCTCAATAGTTAGATCTCTTTTTATTGCATTTATCGTTATATTGTTATTAGATTTTAAATCTATCTATAGTATTAGCTTATGGCTTAGTTTTTCCGCTGTAACTATATTGGTTATTATTTCGGTATTGCTACAACAGTATAAATCAAAATTAGCTCTTTTTCTTTTGCCACAAGTTTATTTAACAATATTTTTAATTCCTATCTCAGTCTATTATTTTGATAGCTTCTCCGTAGTTTCCATTTTGGCAAATATTGTTGCTATTCCTTTAGTGAGTTTCGTGATATTACCGTTATTATTATTTTGTTTGGTTATTTCTTTCATTGGCCTAAAACTTTGGTTTATACCTATGGCTTTTTTAAAGTTGCTATACATATATCTAGAGTTTTTAACTAAGCATATTCCGCTTGTAGAGTATTGGAGTTATTTTTCACTAACTAGCCTAATAATTGTGCTTGTCGGTATTATTTTATTGATTTTTCCTTTTTCTAAGTCGGTTAGATTGCTTGGATTAGTAATGTGTCTAGTCTTTTTTCAGTCATCTACAGATTTATCAAAGAAATATGAATATTTTAAGTTACATGTTTTTGATACTAAAGATGAGATGGTTTTGGCTCAAAATAATGGCCAGAATATTTTATATACGTCAGTTAAGAATTTAGGTAATGAGTATATTTTATCCAATATCTTGGCTAGCTATCTAAAGCTTGAGGGGATTGATAAAGTTGATTATTTAATTGTTGTTGGTAGTCAAAAGAGTTTTAATTTAAAAAATATTAATCAGATTATCCCCATAGAAAAAACTATTTCAAATAATGAAAATAATAACTTAGGTTTAATAAAATGCAGTTATAAGAATAACTTATTGCTTAACAACTTAGAGATTAAGTTTTTATCAAATCAAAATACTTGTTTAGTTGATATAAAGTATTTAAATCGGGAGTTTTTGTTATTTGATAATACAAGCTTAAACTCTCAAGAAAAAATTTTTAACTTATATAATAGGATAGTTTCACCAGATATTATAATTACACCAACAAGGCTATATTCAAAGTTTACTAATAATCGACTTGATTATATTATTTATATATCAAATAGGGTAGGAGAATTATATCGGTTCAATGATTTAAAACATAAAATTTTTGATACATATACAAATGGAGCTATAACAATTAAAGTTGATCATAATGATAAATTAAGTGTTACTTCTCAACTTAAAAAATATTAA